A stretch of Campylobacter volucris DNA encodes these proteins:
- a CDS encoding c-type cytochrome, with amino-acid sequence MLRLALFIFALTSSLMAFNVKSLLTYTFNDNVSYDIQKAKKIYFENKCNTCHGDNGEKNEFGKRAIKDLTPAQIKGLLKDYANGYYQNSNADSIQMGIYARKLSDDDINHIIAYLKGQNFSIELNQEDLLEEEPKPKTKHGTFLK; translated from the coding sequence ATGTTGCGATTAGCTTTATTTATCTTTGCACTAACTAGTTCCTTGATGGCTTTTAATGTAAAATCTTTATTAACATATACGTTTAATGATAATGTTAGTTATGATATACAAAAGGCTAAAAAAATATACTTTGAAAACAAATGCAATACTTGCCATGGTGACAATGGAGAAAAAAACGAATTTGGCAAAAGAGCTATAAAAGATTTAACTCCTGCGCAAATTAAAGGCTTGTTAAAAGATTATGCAAATGGTTATTATCAAAATTCAAATGCAGATAGCATTCAAATGGGAATTTATGCAAGAAAATTAAGCGATGATGACATAAATCATATTATTGCTTATTTAAAAGGTCAAAACTTTTCTATAGAATTAAATCAAGAAGATTTATTAGAAGAAGAACCAAAACCCAAAACCAAACACGGAACATTTTTAAAATAA
- a CDS encoding ABC transporter substrate-binding protein, whose product MKKKLILASLFCASAIYAAEVKIGVILPLTGPLAAYGHDVYEGVKLANTLSPNLKNGDSVKIIAIDTKGDKIESANAATRLISQDKVLGLIGEAVTPNTMQVLSIAEERKIPVIAPVASGDKLLDKKTYASRVCFMDSFQGDKFANYAYQTLNLKSVVVIVDQSNVYSLGLARAFEKEFKQNGGKVLKKLTISSGDKDFKAIVSQLKNINPDFVYMPIYHPEAALIARQAKAVGFDKLLSAGDGVNNKTFIELGGDAVNGVIFTDSFDYNNPPTKLSKDFIQAYEKNRGTKELPAFSAMGADAYYVMINAMNECQNNLTPECINDKIHSTLNFEGVGGVISIDKNGNASRSVVIKEIQEQKQVYKTIINP is encoded by the coding sequence ATGAAAAAGAAACTTATACTAGCTAGTCTATTTTGTGCAAGTGCAATTTATGCAGCAGAAGTAAAAATAGGTGTTATTTTACCACTAACTGGTCCTTTAGCTGCTTATGGACATGATGTGTATGAGGGTGTTAAACTTGCAAATACTCTTAGTCCAAATTTAAAAAATGGTGATAGTGTAAAAATCATAGCTATTGACACAAAAGGCGATAAAATCGAAAGTGCTAATGCCGCAACTAGACTTATATCGCAAGATAAAGTTTTAGGCTTAATTGGAGAAGCAGTTACTCCAAATACTATGCAAGTATTATCCATAGCTGAAGAAAGAAAAATTCCAGTTATCGCGCCTGTAGCTTCAGGTGATAAACTTTTAGACAAAAAAACTTATGCAAGCAGGGTTTGTTTTATGGATAGTTTTCAAGGTGATAAATTTGCAAATTATGCTTATCAAACTCTAAATTTAAAAAGCGTTGTCGTTATTGTTGACCAAAGCAATGTTTATTCTTTAGGTCTTGCAAGAGCCTTTGAAAAAGAATTTAAACAAAATGGTGGCAAAGTACTTAAAAAACTTACTATTTCTTCAGGAGATAAAGACTTTAAAGCTATAGTTTCTCAATTAAAAAATATAAATCCTGATTTTGTTTATATGCCAATTTATCATCCAGAAGCAGCATTGATTGCTAGACAAGCAAAAGCAGTAGGCTTTGATAAACTTTTAAGCGCAGGAGATGGGGTAAATAATAAAACATTTATAGAACTTGGCGGGGATGCTGTAAATGGAGTAATTTTTACTGATAGCTTTGATTATAATAATCCTCCAACAAAACTATCTAAAGATTTTATACAAGCTTATGAGAAAAATCGTGGGACAAAAGAACTTCCAGCATTTTCAGCTATGGGAGCTGATGCATACTATGTAATGATAAATGCAATGAATGAATGTCAAAATAATCTCACTCCAGAATGCATTAATGATAAAATTCATTCTACACTAAATTTTGAAGGTGTTGGTGGAGTTATAAGCATTGATAAAAATGGCAATGCTAGTCGTTCTGTAGTTATTAAAGAAATACAAGAACAAAAACAAGTATATAAAACTATTATTAATCCTTGA